From Phenylobacterium immobile (ATCC 35973), a single genomic window includes:
- a CDS encoding polyprenyl synthetase family protein → MAGVDALIRHHMRSEVPVIPALADHLIAGSAKRLRPLLTVAAARLSDASDDSCLKLAAAVEFIHTATLLHDDVVDSSELRRGRVAAHLIWGAPSSVLVGDFLFARAFELMVDAGSMAALEILARASRVIAEGEVLQLTRAHDIHLTIDVYLEIIRAKTAELFAASAEAGAVSAGAEASRAQALRQYGQDLGLAFQLIDDALDYSSDSQTLGKNTGDDFREGKVTLPLLLAMAASGPSEQGFWDRTVDRREQVDGDLEHAVALMRSTGALAGTLAHARAYADSAKVALADFAPGGWRQALEDLADFAVARRS, encoded by the coding sequence ATGGCTGGCGTCGACGCCCTGATCCGCCACCATATGCGGTCTGAAGTCCCGGTGATCCCGGCGCTGGCCGACCATTTGATCGCCGGCTCGGCCAAGCGATTGCGCCCGCTGCTGACCGTGGCCGCCGCCCGGCTGTCCGACGCCAGCGATGATTCCTGCCTCAAGCTCGCCGCCGCAGTCGAGTTCATCCACACCGCTACGCTGCTCCACGACGACGTGGTCGATTCCTCAGAGTTGCGCCGCGGCCGGGTCGCCGCCCACCTGATCTGGGGGGCGCCCTCCAGTGTCCTGGTCGGCGATTTCCTGTTCGCCCGCGCCTTCGAACTGATGGTCGACGCGGGTTCCATGGCGGCGCTCGAGATTCTCGCCCGCGCCAGCCGCGTGATCGCCGAAGGCGAGGTCCTGCAACTCACCCGCGCCCACGACATCCACCTGACCATCGACGTCTATCTCGAGATCATCCGCGCCAAGACCGCCGAACTCTTCGCCGCCTCCGCCGAGGCCGGCGCCGTCTCCGCCGGCGCCGAAGCCAGCCGCGCCCAGGCGCTGCGCCAATATGGCCAGGACCTGGGCCTGGCCTTCCAACTGATCGATGACGCGCTCGACTACTCCAGCGACTCCCAGACCCTGGGCAAGAACACCGGCGACGATTTCCGCGAAGGCAAGGTCACCTTGCCGCTGCTGTTGGCCATGGCGGCCTCCGGACCCTCTGAACAGGGCTTCTGGGACCGCACCGTCGACCGCCGTGAGCAGGTGGACGGTGATCTGGAGCATGCGGTCGCCCTGATGCGCAGCACCGGCGCCCTGGCGGGAACCCTGGCCCACGCCCGCGCCTACGCTGACAGCGCCAAGGTCGCCCTGGCCGACTTCGCCCCAGGCGGCTGGCGCCAGGCCCTGGAAGATCTCGCCGACTTCGCGGTCGCTCGACGTTCCTGA
- a CDS encoding tRNA1(Val) (adenine(37)-N6)-methyltransferase codes for MDDVTENGLLDGRLRLRQPARGYRAGLDAALLAAACDAKPMQRVIEAGCGVGAALLTAAVRRPEAHFLGVERDADALGLAQENIALNGLSARVSAISGDVAARFSALRLPAFDAAMSNPPFFDDPQALRGPAPERRGAWMADAGLAAWTRFLTKAVREGGSVTIIHRADRLADLLALLAADKCGSFQIRPIQPFADEPAKRVLVRAIKTGKAPLALLPALVLHDRGGAKHRAEVEAILRGEAGVGWL; via the coding sequence ATGGACGACGTCACGGAAAACGGTCTGCTGGACGGACGGCTGCGTCTGCGGCAGCCTGCGCGTGGCTATCGGGCAGGACTGGACGCCGCCCTGCTGGCCGCAGCCTGCGACGCCAAGCCGATGCAAAGGGTGATCGAAGCCGGCTGCGGCGTCGGCGCAGCGTTGCTGACGGCGGCGGTACGGCGGCCGGAGGCGCACTTCCTGGGCGTCGAGCGCGATGCGGACGCCCTGGGCCTGGCGCAGGAGAATATCGCGCTGAACGGCCTGAGCGCGCGGGTAAGCGCGATCAGCGGCGATGTCGCCGCGCGATTCTCGGCCCTGCGGCTTCCGGCCTTCGACGCGGCGATGAGCAATCCGCCCTTCTTCGACGACCCGCAAGCCTTGCGCGGGCCCGCGCCGGAACGGCGCGGCGCCTGGATGGCGGACGCCGGTTTGGCCGCCTGGACGAGGTTCCTCACGAAGGCGGTGCGGGAGGGCGGAAGCGTGACGATCATCCACCGGGCTGACCGGTTGGCCGACCTCCTGGCGCTGCTCGCCGCGGACAAATGCGGGTCGTTTCAGATCCGCCCGATCCAGCCTTTCGCTGATGAGCCGGCCAAGCGGGTGCTGGTGCGGGCGATCAAGACCGGCAAGGCGCCGCTCGCGCTTCTGCCTGCGCTAGTCCTGCATGACCGCGGCGGTGCGAAACATCGGGCGGAGGTCGAAGCGATCCTGCGTGGCGAGGCCGGCGTCGGCTGGTTATGA
- a CDS encoding GNAT family N-acetyltransferase, which translates to MDIVRNEAANRFEVAVGDDVAFAEYRLEPGAVVFPHTVVPEAFSGQGVAGKLAESALAWARAEGLAVKPTCSFFAGYIKRHAEHQDLLAEGF; encoded by the coding sequence ATGGACATCGTCCGCAACGAGGCCGCCAACCGCTTTGAAGTTGCTGTCGGCGACGACGTCGCCTTCGCCGAATACAGGCTTGAGCCGGGCGCGGTCGTCTTTCCCCACACGGTCGTGCCTGAGGCCTTTTCAGGCCAGGGTGTCGCCGGCAAGCTGGCCGAGAGCGCGCTCGCCTGGGCCCGCGCCGAAGGTCTGGCGGTCAAGCCGACCTGCAGCTTTTTCGCCGGCTACATAAAGCGCCACGCCGAACATCAGGACCTCCTGGCCGAGGGCTTTTGA
- the ilvC gene encoding ketol-acid reductoisomerase has protein sequence MRVYYDRDADISRILDKKIAIVGYGSQGRAHALNLRDSGVQNVAIALRPDSATAKKVEADGLTVMTVPEAAQWADAIMILAPDELQRGIYNNEIAPNLRDGTAVLFAHGLNVHFNLIEPAPGIDVLMIAPKGPGHTVRGEYQKGGGVPCLIAIHQNATGNAHDFGLAYASAIGGGRSGVIETTFREECETDLFGEQVVLCGGLVELIRAGFETLVEAGYAPEMAYFECLHEVKLIVDLIYEGGIANMNYSISNTAEYGEYVTGPRIVTSETKAEMKKVLDDIQSGRFTRDWMNENAVGAPSFKATRRRAGEHEIEAVGERLRAMMPWITKGKLVDTARN, from the coding sequence ATGCGCGTCTATTACGATCGCGACGCTGACATTTCCCGCATCCTGGACAAGAAGATCGCCATCGTAGGCTACGGCTCCCAGGGCCGCGCCCACGCGCTCAACCTTCGCGACTCCGGCGTGCAGAACGTCGCCATCGCCCTTCGTCCGGATTCGGCCACCGCCAAGAAGGTGGAAGCCGACGGCCTGACCGTCATGACCGTGCCGGAGGCCGCCCAATGGGCCGACGCCATCATGATCCTGGCGCCGGACGAACTGCAGCGCGGCATCTACAACAACGAGATCGCCCCGAACCTGCGCGACGGTACGGCCGTCCTGTTCGCCCACGGCCTGAACGTGCACTTCAACCTGATCGAGCCGGCGCCCGGCATCGACGTTCTGATGATCGCGCCCAAGGGCCCTGGTCACACGGTGCGCGGTGAATATCAAAAGGGCGGCGGCGTGCCCTGCCTGATCGCCATCCACCAGAACGCCACGGGCAACGCCCATGACTTCGGCCTGGCCTACGCCTCGGCCATCGGCGGCGGCCGCTCGGGCGTCATCGAGACCACCTTCCGCGAGGAATGCGAAACCGACCTGTTCGGCGAGCAGGTGGTCCTCTGCGGCGGCCTGGTCGAGCTGATCCGCGCGGGCTTCGAAACCCTGGTCGAGGCCGGTTACGCGCCGGAAATGGCCTATTTCGAGTGCCTGCATGAAGTGAAGCTCATTGTGGATCTGATCTACGAAGGCGGCATCGCCAACATGAACTACTCGATCTCGAACACGGCCGAGTATGGCGAGTACGTCACCGGCCCGCGGATCGTCACCTCGGAGACCAAGGCCGAGATGAAGAAGGTGCTCGACGACATTCAGTCGGGCCGCTTCACCCGCGACTGGATGAATGAGAACGCCGTCGGCGCCCCGTCCTTCAAGGCCACCCGCCGCCGCGCCGGCGAGCACGAGATCGAAGCCGTGGGCGAACGTCTGCGCGCCATGATGCCCTGGATCACCAAGGGCAAGCTGGTCGACACCGCGCGCAATTGA
- the arfB gene encoding alternative ribosome rescue aminoacyl-tRNA hydrolase ArfB: protein MIEVTPAITLADDEVQARFVRASGPGGQHVNKTSTAVELRFDVRGSPALPEPVRARLYKLAGSRLTQDGVLVLLAENHRSQMLNRADALDRLIALIREAAKPPPPPRKKTKPTYASKLKRLDGKSKRAGVKSLRGRPGREE, encoded by the coding sequence ATGATTGAGGTAACGCCCGCCATCACTCTGGCCGATGACGAGGTCCAGGCCCGGTTTGTCCGCGCCTCCGGCCCTGGCGGCCAGCATGTGAACAAGACCTCCACCGCCGTGGAGCTGCGCTTTGACGTGCGTGGATCGCCGGCTCTGCCGGAGCCGGTGCGGGCGAGACTCTACAAACTGGCGGGCTCGCGGCTGACGCAAGATGGGGTCCTGGTGTTGCTCGCCGAGAACCACCGATCGCAGATGCTCAACCGGGCCGACGCCTTGGACCGCCTGATCGCCCTGATCCGCGAGGCGGCCAAGCCCCCGCCCCCGCCGCGGAAAAAAACCAAGCCGACCTACGCCTCGAAGCTGAAGCGGCTCGACGGCAAGTCGAAGCGAGCCGGCGTGAAGTCGCTGCGCGGCCGGCCCGGACGAGAAGAGTAG
- a CDS encoding GNAT family N-acetyltransferase, with product MLRALALADMDAAARIHRAALASAVPHIDKFHTPEEDRWFYRQRMFVECDLIGVFEHGAMVGFIGLRPGWIMQLHVDPGHQRRGCGSALIEMAKAAQPELKAWTFQANAGARAFYEAMGFENIEMTDGADNEEREPDVLYQWGASNVRP from the coding sequence ATGCTGCGCGCACTCGCACTGGCGGACATGGACGCGGCTGCCCGAATCCATCGCGCTGCGCTCGCCAGCGCCGTGCCTCACATTGATAAATTCCACACGCCTGAAGAAGATCGTTGGTTCTACCGGCAGCGCATGTTCGTGGAATGCGACCTGATCGGCGTGTTCGAACATGGAGCGATGGTCGGGTTCATCGGGCTAAGACCTGGTTGGATAATGCAGCTGCATGTCGACCCAGGCCATCAGCGGCGCGGCTGTGGCTCCGCGCTCATCGAGATGGCTAAGGCGGCGCAGCCAGAGCTGAAGGCTTGGACCTTTCAAGCCAACGCGGGCGCGCGGGCCTTCTACGAAGCGATGGGCTTCGAAAATATCGAGATGACCGACGGCGCGGACAATGAAGAACGAGAGCCGGACGTCCTGTATCAATGGGGGGCCAGCAATGTACGTCCCTGA
- a CDS encoding FMN-binding negative transcriptional regulator has protein sequence MYVPDHFAVATEEVVALLRHAQLAILTTGGPAGLYATHLPMIYDAATGTLRGHVARGNPHTRLAIEGEALAIFQGPDGYVSPSWYPSKAADPRVVPTWNYEAVHVYGALAWRDEAAWIIDNVTELTARFEAERAEPWQVNDAPADYVQALVRGVIGVEIRISRVEAKRKLSQNRSAADQRGVIEGLEGREGGAALAAAMRRLEF, from the coding sequence ATGTACGTCCCTGATCATTTCGCCGTCGCAACCGAGGAAGTGGTCGCGTTGCTGCGCCACGCGCAGCTGGCGATCCTGACGACAGGGGGCCCCGCGGGCCTCTACGCCACCCATTTGCCGATGATCTACGACGCTGCGACGGGGACTCTGCGAGGGCATGTGGCGCGGGGCAATCCGCATACGCGGCTGGCCATCGAGGGCGAGGCGCTGGCGATCTTCCAGGGTCCGGACGGCTATGTCAGCCCGAGCTGGTATCCGAGCAAGGCGGCCGATCCGCGGGTTGTGCCGACCTGGAACTATGAAGCGGTCCACGTCTATGGCGCGCTGGCCTGGCGCGACGAGGCGGCGTGGATCATCGACAATGTCACCGAACTGACCGCGCGGTTCGAAGCGGAGCGCGCCGAACCCTGGCAGGTGAACGACGCGCCCGCGGACTATGTGCAGGCTTTGGTCCGTGGGGTGATCGGCGTCGAGATCCGGATCAGCCGCGTCGAGGCCAAGCGCAAGCTGTCACAGAACCGATCCGCGGCGGACCAGCGGGGCGTGATCGAGGGCCTGGAAGGCAGGGAGGGCGGCGCGGCGCTGGCGGCGGCGATGCGGCGTCTGGAATTCTAA